One Cervus canadensis isolate Bull #8, Minnesota chromosome 1, ASM1932006v1, whole genome shotgun sequence genomic window carries:
- the RTN4R gene encoding reticulon-4 receptor isoform X1 — translation MVSVNEAHALSGFLTLCAGGQLPLGSSGAGAVGGQLEPGAGLRRKKGEAGSQLLAWVLWLQAWRVAAPCPGACVCYNEPKVTTSCPQQGLQAVPADIPAASQRVFLHGNRIAYVPAAGFRACRNLTILWLHSNALAHIDAAAFSGLALLEQLDLSDNAQLRSVDPATFRGLGRLHTLHLDRCGLRELGPGLFRGLAALQYLYLQDNGLQALPDDAFSDLGNLTHLFLHGNRIPSVPERAFRGLHSLDRLLLHQNRVARVHPHAFRDLGRLMTLYLFANNLSALPAEALAPLRSLQYLRLNDNPWVCDCRARPLWAWLQQFRGSSSELPCSLPARLAGRDLKRLAATDLEGCAVATRPAPPVWTGGPADEEPLGLPKCCQPDAADKASVLEAGRPASAGNALKGRVPPGDGAPGNRSGPRHINDSPFGTLPGSAEPPLTAVQPEGSQPPESPTTGPRRRPGCSRKNRTRSHCRLGQAGGGVSGGGGAGGVEGSGAPPGLASGLVPLALALVLWTVLGRC, via the exons ATGGTTTCTGTGAATGAGGCCCACGCGCTGAGCGGTTTTCTCACCTTGTGTGCAGGAGGTCAGCTCCCACTGGGGTCCAGTGGGGCCGGTGCAGTGGGTGGCCAGCTGGAGCCTGGGGCAGGattgaggagaaagaaaggagaggcag GAAGCCAGCTGCTGGCCTGGGTGCTGTGGCTGCAGGCGTGGAGGGTGGCGGCGCCCTGCCCAGGCGCCTGCGTGTGCTACAACGAACCCAAGGTGACCACCAGCTGCCCGCAGCAGGGTCTGCAGGCCGTGCCCGCCGACATCCCGGCCGCCAGCCAGCGAGTCTTCCTGCACGGCAACCGCATCGCGTACGTGCCCGCCGCCGGCTTCCGCGCCTGCCGCAACCTCACCATCCTGTGGCTGCACTCGAACGCGCTGGCCCACATCGACGCGGCCGCCTTCTCCGGCCTGGCGCTCCTGGAGCAGCTGGACCTCAGTGACAACGCGCAGCTGCGGTCCGTGGACCCCGCCACGTTCCGGGGCCTGGGCCGCCTGCACACGCTGCACCTGGACCGCTGCGGCCTACGGGAACTGGGCCCCGGCCTGTTCCGCGGCCTGGCCGCCCTGCAGTACCTCTACCTGCAGGACAACGGGCTGCAGGCGCTTCCCGACGACGCCTTCAGCGACCTGGGCAACCTCACGCACCTCTTCCTGCACGGCAACCGCATCCCCAGTGTACCCGAGCGCGCCTTCCGCGGCCTACACAGCCTCGACCGCCTCCTGCTGCACCAGAACCGCGTGGCGCGTGTGCACCCGCACGCTTTCCGGGACCTCGGCCGCCTCATGACGCTCTACCTGTTTGCCAACAACCTCTCCGCGCTGCCGGCGGAGGCCCTGGCGCCTCTGCGTTCCCTGCAGTACCTGCGGCTCAACGACAACCCCTGGGTGTGCGACTGCCGTGCGCGCCCGCTCTGGGCCTGGCTGCAGCAGTTCCGCGGCTCCTCGTCAGAGCTGCCCTGCAGCCTGCCCGCGCGCCTGGCCGGCCGCGACCTCAAGCGCTTGGCCGCCACTGACCTGGAGGGCTGCGCCGTGGCCACGCGGCCGGCCCCTCCCGTCTGGACCGGCGGGCCTGCCGACGAGGAGCCTCTAGGGCTGCCCAAGTGCTGCCAGCCGGACGCCGCAGACAAGGCCTCGGTGCTGGAGGCCGGGAGGCCCGCCTCGGCCGGCAATGCTCTCAAGGGACGAGTGCCGCCCGGCGACGGCGCTCCGGGAAACCGCTCTGGCCCCCGGCACATCAACGACTCGCCCTTCGGGACCCTGCCGGGCTCAGCCGAGCCCCCCCTGACCGCGGTGCAGCCTGAGGGCTCCCAGCCCCCTGAGTCCCCCACCACAGGCCCGCGTCGGCGGCCAGGCTGTTCCCGCAAGAACCGCACGCGCAGCCATTGCCGTCTGGGCCAGGCGGGCGGTGGGGTCAGTGGGGGCGGCGGGGCCGGCGGGGTGGAGGGCTCGGGCGCCCCACCCGGCCTCGCCAGCGGCCTCGTCCCCCTGGCTCTGGCGCTGGTGCTGTGGACGGTGCTCGGGCGCTGTTGA
- the RTN4R gene encoding reticulon-4 receptor isoform X2: MKRASARGSQLLAWVLWLQAWRVAAPCPGACVCYNEPKVTTSCPQQGLQAVPADIPAASQRVFLHGNRIAYVPAAGFRACRNLTILWLHSNALAHIDAAAFSGLALLEQLDLSDNAQLRSVDPATFRGLGRLHTLHLDRCGLRELGPGLFRGLAALQYLYLQDNGLQALPDDAFSDLGNLTHLFLHGNRIPSVPERAFRGLHSLDRLLLHQNRVARVHPHAFRDLGRLMTLYLFANNLSALPAEALAPLRSLQYLRLNDNPWVCDCRARPLWAWLQQFRGSSSELPCSLPARLAGRDLKRLAATDLEGCAVATRPAPPVWTGGPADEEPLGLPKCCQPDAADKASVLEAGRPASAGNALKGRVPPGDGAPGNRSGPRHINDSPFGTLPGSAEPPLTAVQPEGSQPPESPTTGPRRRPGCSRKNRTRSHCRLGQAGGGVSGGGGAGGVEGSGAPPGLASGLVPLALALVLWTVLGRC, from the coding sequence GAAGCCAGCTGCTGGCCTGGGTGCTGTGGCTGCAGGCGTGGAGGGTGGCGGCGCCCTGCCCAGGCGCCTGCGTGTGCTACAACGAACCCAAGGTGACCACCAGCTGCCCGCAGCAGGGTCTGCAGGCCGTGCCCGCCGACATCCCGGCCGCCAGCCAGCGAGTCTTCCTGCACGGCAACCGCATCGCGTACGTGCCCGCCGCCGGCTTCCGCGCCTGCCGCAACCTCACCATCCTGTGGCTGCACTCGAACGCGCTGGCCCACATCGACGCGGCCGCCTTCTCCGGCCTGGCGCTCCTGGAGCAGCTGGACCTCAGTGACAACGCGCAGCTGCGGTCCGTGGACCCCGCCACGTTCCGGGGCCTGGGCCGCCTGCACACGCTGCACCTGGACCGCTGCGGCCTACGGGAACTGGGCCCCGGCCTGTTCCGCGGCCTGGCCGCCCTGCAGTACCTCTACCTGCAGGACAACGGGCTGCAGGCGCTTCCCGACGACGCCTTCAGCGACCTGGGCAACCTCACGCACCTCTTCCTGCACGGCAACCGCATCCCCAGTGTACCCGAGCGCGCCTTCCGCGGCCTACACAGCCTCGACCGCCTCCTGCTGCACCAGAACCGCGTGGCGCGTGTGCACCCGCACGCTTTCCGGGACCTCGGCCGCCTCATGACGCTCTACCTGTTTGCCAACAACCTCTCCGCGCTGCCGGCGGAGGCCCTGGCGCCTCTGCGTTCCCTGCAGTACCTGCGGCTCAACGACAACCCCTGGGTGTGCGACTGCCGTGCGCGCCCGCTCTGGGCCTGGCTGCAGCAGTTCCGCGGCTCCTCGTCAGAGCTGCCCTGCAGCCTGCCCGCGCGCCTGGCCGGCCGCGACCTCAAGCGCTTGGCCGCCACTGACCTGGAGGGCTGCGCCGTGGCCACGCGGCCGGCCCCTCCCGTCTGGACCGGCGGGCCTGCCGACGAGGAGCCTCTAGGGCTGCCCAAGTGCTGCCAGCCGGACGCCGCAGACAAGGCCTCGGTGCTGGAGGCCGGGAGGCCCGCCTCGGCCGGCAATGCTCTCAAGGGACGAGTGCCGCCCGGCGACGGCGCTCCGGGAAACCGCTCTGGCCCCCGGCACATCAACGACTCGCCCTTCGGGACCCTGCCGGGCTCAGCCGAGCCCCCCCTGACCGCGGTGCAGCCTGAGGGCTCCCAGCCCCCTGAGTCCCCCACCACAGGCCCGCGTCGGCGGCCAGGCTGTTCCCGCAAGAACCGCACGCGCAGCCATTGCCGTCTGGGCCAGGCGGGCGGTGGGGTCAGTGGGGGCGGCGGGGCCGGCGGGGTGGAGGGCTCGGGCGCCCCACCCGGCCTCGCCAGCGGCCTCGTCCCCCTGGCTCTGGCGCTGGTGCTGTGGACGGTGCTCGGGCGCTGTTGA